The following are from one region of the Dreissena polymorpha isolate Duluth1 chromosome 2, UMN_Dpol_1.0, whole genome shotgun sequence genome:
- the LOC127866846 gene encoding uncharacterized protein LOC127866846 produces the protein METNKDTEVILSKDADDDMVASVGNVNLNNKDTGHQGKLQKQKHTNNDDDDDDDEANGSVTDEEILANEDHKSSRKAQMTVAKTPELEEVDIDAANQNVKVSKVSPEGEAVAVDDRVGLTAEVDNNRKKKESCIDWLRRYFTCRCLR, from the exons ATGGAAACAAATAAGGATACTGAGGTTATATTGTCAAAAGACGCGGATGACGATATGGTGGCATCGGTTGGAAATGTTAATCTTAACAACAAGGATACGGGTCATCAAggaaaattacaaaaacaaaaacacaccaataatgatgatgatgatgatgatgatgaagccaACGGTTCTGTCACTGATGAAGAGATTTTAGCGAACGAAGATCATAAATCTTCTAGAAAAGCACAGATGACGGTTGCCAAGACGCCTGAGCTCGAAGAGGTGGATATCGACGCGGCCAATCAAAATGTCAAAGTTAGCAAAGTGAGTCCGGAAGGAGAGGCCGTCGCCGTCGATGATCGCGTTGGACTCACAGCTGAGGTTGATAATAATAGAAAGAAAAAAGAGAG tTGTATCGATTGGTTGCGTAGGTACTTCACTTGCAGATGTTTACGATAA